The genomic region CGTGGAGCCACGACTACGTCTACCTCTACCCGGGCCAGGTCCACCCCGACGGCTTCGACCTCAAGAGCTACGGCGCCGACGGCGCGCCGGGCGGAGAAGGCGAGAACGCCGACATCGTGAACCGCTGAGGAAGCTTATTCTCGCGCAAGGCACACGAGCCCGAGCCGAGCAGGGCTTCACCCTCATCGAGCTCCTGATCGTCATCGCCATCGTGGCGATGGTGTCGGCGGCCGCCATCCCGGCGCTCGACTCGGTGACCGGCGCGAACGCGCGCGGCGCCGCCGGGGAGCTCTCGGCGGCGGCCCGCTACCTCTACGACCTCGCCATGCTGCGCCACCAGACCTGCCGGCTCGCGCTCGACCTCGACCACCAGCGCTGGTGGGCCGAGTGCACCGAGGGTCGCTACCTCGCCTCCCGCGAGGCGCGGAGCCAGCAGGACCAGGCGCGCGAGGAGGACGACGACCAGCTCGCCGAGCGGATCCCGGACGAGCGCGACGCGGAGCGGCGCAAGCTCCTCGCCCGCGCCCGGTTCGGCGAGTTCAAGGACCGGCTCGCGGCCAAGCGCGCGCTGCCCGGCGCCGCCGCGTTCACCGAGGTCTGGACCGAGCACCAGCGCGAGCCCTGGTCGCGCGGCATGAGCTACGTCTACTTCTACCCGGGCGGCCGGACCGAGGCGGCGCGGATCCCGGTGGCCGACGGCTCCAACGTTTACTCGGTGGTGCTGCAGCCCTTCACCGGCCGCGCCCGCGTGGTCACGGGCAAGCCGGAGGTGCCGCGGTCGTGAGGCGCGGGTTCACGCTGCTCGAGGTGATGGTGGCGCTCGCCATCCTCGCCACCGCGCTCATGGCCATGGCCGACCTCGGCGGCAGCGCGCTCGAGAACCACCTCTACGCGCGCCAGCTCTCGACCGCCACGCTCCTCGCCCGCGGCAAGCTCGCCGAGCTCGAGGAGAAGTACGACGACGACGGCTTCAAGGACTTCGACGAGCGCGAGGAGGGCACCTTCGACGGGCAGGGCCACCCGGAGATCCGCTGGCGCGCCGAGGTGGTGAAGCCGGACGGCGACCTCGGGCCGGACCAGCTCATGGGGCTCCTCACCGGCATGGGCGGCGAGGCGGGCGCCACGCAGGGGCTCATGGACCAGCTCTTCGGGGGGAAGCAGGGCCAGCAGTCCCAGCAGGGCAGCGGGCCCACCCAGGGCGCGAGCCCGATGGGCGCGGCCATGGGCGGCATGCTGCAGACCCAGCTGCAGACCTTCGGCGAGCAGCTCAAGAAGTCGCTGCGGGAGCTCCGCTTCACCGTGGCGTGGAAGGAGGGCAAGAAGGACCGCCAGTTCACGGTCACCTCCCACCTCGTGGTGCTGAACCCCCGCGCCCCCGGCGGCGCCCGCGGCGACAGCCCGGACGTCCCGCCCAACGTCGCCCCCGCCGCCGGCCTCCCCGGCGCCACGGGGCAGGGCACCGGCGCGACCACCGGGACCGGCACGACGACCGGCACCGGCACGAGCGGCACCCGCACCGGCGCGACGGTGGTCCGATGAGGCGCGGGTTCACGCTCATCGAGGTGATGATCGCCATCGGCATCTCGGCCGTGATCGGCGTGATGGCGCTCGGCTCGTTCCAGCGCGCCCACGCCGCGCGCGAGCTCACGCAGGCCCAGGAGGAGCGGTTCGGCGGCGCGCGGCGCACGCTCACCCGCATGGCCCGCGAGCTCTCCATGGCCTACCTGTCGGAGCACTACGACCACAAGCGCTTCCGCGAGCGCCCCACCCTCTTCCGCGGCAAGGACGGCGGCCGGCGCGACGCCCTGCTCTTCACGAGCTTCTCGCACCAGCGGCTGGTCCGCGACGCGAAGGAGTCGGACCAGGCGCTGCTCGAGTACACCGTGGACTCCGATCCCGAGCGGCCGGGGAAGCTGGCGCTGTTCCGGCGCGAGAAGGTCCACCTCGACGAGGATCCGGACCGCGGGGGCGACAAGCAGCTGGTCCTGCAGAACGTCGCCGGCTTCGACGCGCAGTTCTGGGACTGGAAGAAGCAGGAGTGGGTGAACGACTGGGTCTCCTCGTCGGTGGAGCGGCAGGGGACCCT from Anaeromyxobacter paludicola harbors:
- a CDS encoding pilus assembly FimT family protein; this encodes MVIAIVAMVSAAAIPALDSVTGANARGAAGELSAAARYLYDLAMLRHQTCRLALDLDHQRWWAECTEGRYLASREARSQQDQAREEDDDQLAERIPDERDAERRKLLARARFGEFKDRLAAKRALPGAAAFTEVWTEHQREPWSRGMSYVYFYPGGRTEAARIPVADGSNVYSVVLQPFTGRARVVTGKPEVPRS
- a CDS encoding type IV pilus modification PilV family protein gives rise to the protein MRRGFTLLEVMVALAILATALMAMADLGGSALENHLYARQLSTATLLARGKLAELEEKYDDDGFKDFDEREEGTFDGQGHPEIRWRAEVVKPDGDLGPDQLMGLLTGMGGEAGATQGLMDQLFGGKQGQQSQQGSGPTQGASPMGAAMGGMLQTQLQTFGEQLKKSLRELRFTVAWKEGKKDRQFTVTSHLVVLNPRAPGGARGDSPDVPPNVAPAAGLPGATGQGTGATTGTGTTTGTGTSGTRTGATVVR
- a CDS encoding type II secretion system protein GspJ: MRRGFTLIEVMIAIGISAVIGVMALGSFQRAHAARELTQAQEERFGGARRTLTRMARELSMAYLSEHYDHKRFRERPTLFRGKDGGRRDALLFTSFSHQRLVRDAKESDQALLEYTVDSDPERPGKLALFRREKVHLDEDPDRGGDKQLVLQNVAGFDAQFWDWKKQEWVNDWVSSSVERQGTLPTRVKVRLTLEMPDGKEENFETQARVAIIRPLDF